A genomic segment from Thermotoga neapolitana DSM 4359 encodes:
- the aroA gene encoding 3-phosphoshikimate 1-carboxyvinyltransferase → MKVLPAKKVEGVLSVPPDKSITHRALILSALAESESTLYNLLRCLDTERTHDILEKLGTRFEGDWEKMKVFPKPFAEPIEPLFCGNSGTTTRLMSGVLASYEMFTVLYGDSSLSRRPMRRVIEPLEMMGARFMARQNNYLPMAIKGNHLSGISYKTPVASAQVKSAVLLAGLRASGRTIVIEPAKSRDHTERMLKNLGVPVEVEGTRVVLEPATFRGFTMKVPGDISSAAFFVVLGAIHPNARITVTDVGLNPTRTGLLEVMKLMGANLEWEITEENLEPIGTVRVETSPNLKGVVVPEHLVPLMIDELPLVALLGVFAEGETVVRNAEELRKKESDRIRVLVENFKRLGVEIEEFKDGFKIVGKQSIKGGSVDPEGDHRMAMLFSIAGLVSEEGVDVKDHECVAVSFPNFYELLERVVIS, encoded by the coding sequence TTGAAGGTACTTCCGGCGAAGAAGGTTGAAGGAGTGCTGAGCGTTCCTCCGGACAAATCCATAACTCACAGGGCTCTCATTCTCTCGGCCCTTGCAGAGAGCGAAAGCACACTTTACAACCTTTTGAGATGTCTGGACACGGAGAGAACCCACGATATTCTCGAAAAACTCGGTACACGTTTTGAAGGCGATTGGGAAAAGATGAAGGTCTTTCCGAAGCCCTTCGCTGAGCCAATAGAACCTCTCTTCTGTGGAAACTCCGGAACAACCACGAGGTTGATGAGTGGAGTTCTTGCTTCATACGAGATGTTCACAGTGCTTTACGGGGATTCTTCTCTTTCCAGAAGGCCGATGAGAAGAGTGATCGAACCTCTGGAGATGATGGGAGCGCGTTTCATGGCGAGGCAGAACAACTACCTTCCCATGGCTATCAAGGGAAATCACCTTTCCGGTATCAGCTATAAAACACCGGTGGCGAGCGCTCAAGTGAAGAGCGCGGTTCTTCTGGCGGGGCTCAGAGCCAGCGGACGAACAATCGTTATCGAACCAGCAAAAAGCAGAGATCACACGGAAAGGATGCTCAAAAACCTCGGTGTTCCCGTCGAGGTGGAGGGAACACGTGTGGTTCTGGAGCCTGCTACCTTCAGGGGTTTCACGATGAAAGTCCCTGGTGATATCTCGTCGGCTGCTTTCTTCGTGGTTCTCGGCGCCATTCATCCCAACGCTCGAATCACAGTAACGGACGTTGGCCTGAATCCCACCCGAACGGGACTCCTCGAAGTTATGAAACTCATGGGAGCCAACCTGGAGTGGGAGATCACGGAAGAAAATCTTGAACCGATAGGAACTGTGAGGGTTGAGACATCTCCAAACCTGAAAGGTGTGGTTGTTCCCGAACACCTCGTACCTCTCATGATAGATGAACTGCCTCTTGTGGCGCTTCTCGGTGTTTTTGCGGAAGGAGAAACGGTTGTGAGAAACGCGGAGGAGTTGAGAAAGAAGGAATCCGACAGGATAAGGGTTCTGGTGGAAAACTTCAAACGGCTCGGTGTCGAAATAGAAGAGTTCAAAGATGGTTTCAAGATCGTTGGAAAGCAGAGCATAAAAGGTGGATCGGTGGATCCAGAAGGCGACCACAGAATGGCTATGCTCTTTTCCATAGCAGGGCTCGTGAGTGAAGAGGGGGTTGATGTGAAAGATCACGAATGCGTGGCGGTGTCTTTCCCGAACTTTTACGAACTGCTGGAGAGAGTGGTGATATCATGA
- a CDS encoding MFS transporter, protein MNELLHWKRNFFLLALGRFVSILGSSIQAVAIPLFVLDLTHSGSAVALMTVAYMVPRILFTPIAGIVGDRGDRKFLMVSMDFLRGFLICFLALLAFRNSVTLPVLYVSQIAMAVMDNLFDIPTGAMFPDIVPQDFLMRANSIMGMVRIFPQILGPALGGVIYGFYGIAIVFLVNGVSFVLSAISEIFIVYSRKVEKKPAKFSQILEDLKEGFLFIWNHELIRTILIFALFLNLLISPLFMVVYPYTIREVMKFSAQEFGFLETSFTLGALLGNFLIASYLSKKNMWKAMKISIFLFELPIVFLGFLVMPDFSLSRLVIFSLFFITFLIMGFLNPIINVPLDTAFQRMTPSHIRARAFSFLILVANGVTPLGSVLYGYLVDRVPVHFLYYIVGALSFLVAVLLLVALRGKELPT, encoded by the coding sequence GTGAATGAGCTCTTACACTGGAAGAGGAACTTCTTCCTTCTTGCCCTCGGAAGGTTCGTATCGATTCTTGGAAGTTCCATTCAGGCGGTTGCGATTCCTCTTTTTGTACTGGATCTGACACACTCCGGATCTGCTGTTGCTCTGATGACCGTAGCCTACATGGTTCCGAGGATCCTTTTCACACCCATAGCCGGGATCGTGGGAGACAGGGGAGACAGAAAGTTTCTCATGGTCTCGATGGATTTTCTGAGGGGATTTCTCATCTGTTTTCTGGCCCTTCTTGCGTTCAGAAACTCCGTCACCCTTCCCGTTCTCTACGTTTCTCAGATAGCGATGGCTGTCATGGACAATCTCTTCGATATACCGACAGGTGCGATGTTTCCCGATATCGTTCCTCAGGATTTTCTCATGAGAGCCAACTCCATCATGGGTATGGTGAGGATCTTTCCACAGATCCTGGGCCCCGCACTGGGAGGAGTGATCTACGGATTCTACGGTATAGCGATCGTTTTTCTTGTGAATGGAGTGTCTTTTGTCCTCTCTGCCATCAGTGAGATCTTCATCGTTTACAGCCGAAAGGTGGAGAAAAAGCCAGCAAAATTCTCTCAGATTCTTGAAGATCTCAAAGAAGGATTTCTCTTCATCTGGAACCACGAACTCATACGAACCATTTTGATCTTCGCACTTTTTCTGAATCTGCTCATCTCTCCGCTGTTCATGGTGGTGTATCCTTACACGATCAGGGAAGTGATGAAATTTTCGGCTCAGGAATTTGGTTTCCTGGAGACTTCCTTCACCTTAGGGGCGCTTCTTGGGAACTTTCTGATCGCATCGTACCTGTCAAAGAAGAACATGTGGAAGGCCATGAAGATTTCTATCTTTCTTTTTGAACTTCCCATCGTCTTCCTTGGTTTTCTTGTCATGCCTGATTTTTCTTTGAGCAGGCTGGTCATCTTCTCGTTGTTCTTCATCACTTTCCTGATAATGGGTTTTTTGAATCCTATCATCAACGTTCCTCTGGACACCGCGTTTCAAAGGATGACACCTTCTCACATCAGAGCGAGGGCCTTTTCTTTCCTCATTCTCGTGGCAAACGGAGTCACTCCGCTCGGATCGGTTCTCTACGGATACCTCGTTGATAGAGTACCGGTCCATTTTCTTTACTATATTGTCGGAGCGCTTTCTTTTCTGGTCGCTGTGCTGCTTCTGGTAGCTTTGAGGGGAAAAGAGCTTCCCACTTGA
- a CDS encoding DUF2089 domain-containing protein: MLPKCPVCGKEMIVTELHCKRDDVTVRGHFKASPFDFLDKDELEFVILFFKARGNLKEIERYTGQGYFALRGKLERILEKMNLQPLGEVEEEAAEEDLFKQVKEGKISVEEALEILKKRKKGGESDV; the protein is encoded by the coding sequence ATGTTGCCCAAGTGTCCGGTCTGCGGAAAAGAAATGATAGTTACAGAGCTTCACTGCAAAAGAGACGATGTCACTGTGCGGGGACATTTCAAAGCGAGCCCGTTCGATTTTCTCGACAAAGATGAACTCGAGTTCGTGATTCTATTCTTCAAGGCGCGTGGGAATTTGAAGGAGATAGAGCGTTACACAGGACAGGGCTATTTCGCCTTGAGGGGGAAGCTGGAGAGAATCCTGGAGAAGATGAATCTCCAACCCCTTGGAGAAGTAGAGGAAGAAGCTGCAGAAGAGGATCTCTTCAAGCAGGTGAAAGAAGGGAAGATCAGCGTTGAGGAAGCTTTGGAAATTCTGAAGAAGAGGAAAAAAGGAGGAGAGAGCGATGTCTGA
- the aroF gene encoding 3-deoxy-7-phosphoheptulonate synthase produces MIVVLKPGSTEEDIRKVVKLAESYNLKCHISKGQERTVIGIIGDDRYVVADKFESLDCVESVVRVLKPYKLVSREFHPEDTVIDLGDVKIGNGYFTIIAGPCSVEGREMLMETAHFLSELGVKVLRGGAYKPRTSPYSFQGLGEKGLEYLREAADKYGMYVVTEALGEDDLPKVAEYADIIQIGARNAQNFRLLSKAGSYNKPVLLKRGFMNTIEEFLLSAEYIANSGNTKIILCERGIRTFEKATRNTLDISAVPIIRKESHLPILVDPSHSGGRRDLVIPLSRAAIAVGAHGIIVEVHPEPEKALSDGKQSLDFELFKELVQEMKKLADALGVKVN; encoded by the coding sequence ATGATAGTCGTTTTGAAACCCGGTTCCACAGAAGAAGATATAAGGAAGGTGGTGAAGTTGGCTGAGAGTTACAACTTGAAGTGTCACATTTCCAAAGGTCAGGAAAGAACGGTTATTGGGATCATCGGGGACGATAGGTACGTGGTGGCGGACAAGTTCGAATCTTTGGACTGTGTGGAAAGCGTTGTGAGGGTGCTCAAGCCTTACAAACTCGTCTCTCGTGAGTTCCATCCGGAGGACACGGTGATCGACCTCGGAGATGTGAAGATAGGAAACGGCTACTTCACCATCATAGCGGGACCGTGCTCAGTTGAGGGCAGGGAAATGCTCATGGAAACCGCGCACTTTTTGAGCGAACTCGGTGTCAAGGTTTTGAGGGGAGGGGCTTACAAGCCTCGAACATCTCCTTACTCTTTCCAAGGACTCGGAGAGAAAGGGTTGGAGTACCTGAGAGAAGCTGCCGACAAGTACGGTATGTACGTGGTGACGGAGGCTCTCGGAGAAGACGATCTTCCAAAAGTGGCCGAGTACGCTGATATCATTCAGATAGGAGCGAGAAACGCTCAGAACTTCAGATTGCTCTCTAAAGCGGGAAGCTACAACAAACCCGTTCTTCTGAAAAGGGGTTTCATGAACACCATCGAAGAGTTCCTTCTCTCCGCTGAATACATCGCAAACTCTGGAAACACGAAGATCATACTGTGTGAAAGGGGAATCAGAACGTTCGAAAAGGCCACGAGGAACACACTCGATATATCCGCTGTTCCTATAATCAGAAAGGAATCCCATCTTCCCATTCTGGTGGATCCGAGCCACTCTGGGGGAAGAAGAGACCTCGTTATTCCACTCTCCCGGGCCGCTATAGCGGTTGGAGCTCATGGAATCATTGTGGAGGTTCATCCGGAGCCGGAGAAGGCACTTTCGGATGGAAAACAGAGTCTTGACTTCGAGCTCTTCAAGGAACTGGTTCAGGAAATGAAGAAACTCGCTGATGCCCTGGGGGTGAAGGTGAATTGA
- the aroE gene encoding shikimate 5-dehydrogenase: MKFCIIGYPVSHSISPRLYNEYFKRAGMNHSYGMEEIPPESFDTEIRRILEEYDGFNATIPHKERVMRYVEPSEDAQRIKAVNCVFRGKGYNTDWVGVVKSLEGVEVKEPVVVVGAGGAARAVIYALLQMGVKDIWVVNRTIERAKALDFPVKIFSLDQLDEVVKKAKSLFNTTSVGMKGEKLTVSEASLKGLYLVYDVVYFETPLVSDAKRLGVEHVVKGNLMFYYQAMENLKIWGIYDERSFKEVFEEVLR, from the coding sequence ATGAAATTCTGCATCATAGGGTATCCGGTGAGTCACAGCATATCACCAAGGCTTTACAACGAGTATTTCAAAAGGGCGGGAATGAACCACTCGTACGGTATGGAAGAGATACCACCTGAATCTTTCGACACGGAGATAAGAAGGATTCTCGAAGAATACGATGGTTTCAACGCGACAATTCCTCACAAAGAAAGAGTGATGCGGTACGTCGAACCATCTGAAGATGCGCAGAGAATAAAAGCCGTGAACTGCGTCTTTCGGGGAAAGGGATACAACACCGACTGGGTTGGCGTTGTGAAATCGCTCGAGGGTGTAGAGGTGAAAGAACCCGTTGTCGTTGTGGGAGCGGGCGGAGCCGCACGTGCTGTGATCTACGCTCTCCTCCAGATGGGCGTGAAAGACATCTGGGTGGTGAACAGAACGATCGAAAGGGCGAAGGCTCTCGATTTTCCTGTGAAAATTTTCTCTCTCGATCAGCTCGACGAGGTTGTGAAAAAGGCGAAGAGTCTCTTCAACACCACTTCCGTTGGAATGAAGGGAGAGAAACTGACCGTTTCCGAAGCTTCTTTGAAAGGTCTGTATCTTGTTTACGACGTGGTGTACTTTGAGACTCCTCTCGTTTCTGATGCGAAGAGATTGGGAGTGGAACACGTTGTAAAGGGAAACCTCATGTTTTACTATCAGGCGATGGAGAATCTCAAAATATGGGGAATCTACGATGAAAGATCGTTCAAAGAAGTGTTCGAGGAGGTACTGAGATGA
- a CDS encoding prephenate dehydrogenase, with translation MKISVLGAGCIGGSIALKLKEKHHVTAFDRDEETMKALEENGIETVSKESDLYDTDLLVLALPMSVEERFLKETDFSGKILDVASVKTPFMEIARERGLNFTGGHPMAGNERKGKSGWDREMFDGKIFFLCSLDGKEDGMIENIVKDLGARPLWIDYRIHDEIVAAVSHVQYLISLSARYVGKPFEEYAGPGYLSNTRLSKQNMEMALDMIRYNKENILKYLENARNFLNVLYHLTEKEDFENLKKVIREVIS, from the coding sequence TTGAAAATTTCTGTGCTCGGAGCGGGATGCATCGGTGGATCGATCGCACTTAAATTGAAAGAAAAGCATCATGTCACAGCCTTCGACAGAGATGAAGAAACGATGAAAGCATTGGAAGAAAACGGAATAGAAACTGTTTCAAAGGAAAGCGATCTCTACGATACAGACCTTCTCGTTCTTGCGCTTCCCATGAGCGTCGAGGAGAGATTCCTGAAAGAAACGGACTTTTCAGGGAAGATTCTCGATGTGGCGAGCGTGAAGACACCTTTCATGGAAATAGCCAGAGAGAGGGGATTGAACTTCACAGGAGGACATCCCATGGCCGGAAACGAACGAAAGGGAAAATCAGGTTGGGATCGAGAAATGTTCGACGGAAAGATCTTCTTTCTCTGCTCTCTCGACGGAAAAGAGGATGGGATGATTGAAAACATCGTGAAAGATCTTGGTGCCAGACCTTTGTGGATAGACTACAGGATCCACGACGAGATCGTCGCTGCGGTGAGCCACGTTCAGTACTTGATCTCACTGAGCGCACGGTACGTAGGGAAACCCTTTGAAGAATACGCGGGACCTGGTTATCTTTCCAACACGAGACTTTCGAAACAGAACATGGAGATGGCGCTGGATATGATCAGATATAATAAAGAAAACATCCTCAAATACCTGGAGAACGCAAGAAACTTTCTGAATGTTTTATATCATCTCACAGAGAAAGAGGATTTCGAAAACCTGAAAAAAGTGATAAGGGAAGTGATATCTTGA